The following proteins come from a genomic window of Dromaius novaehollandiae isolate bDroNov1 unplaced genomic scaffold, bDroNov1.hap1 HAP1_SCAFFOLD_27, whole genome shotgun sequence:
- the LOC135326327 gene encoding olfactory receptor 14A16-like, giving the protein MSNRSSINEFLLWGFADTRELQLLHFSLFLGIYLAALLGNGLIITAVACDHRLHTPMYFFLLNLSILDLGCISTTVPKSMANSLQNTRAISYLGCAAQVFLFVFLLAGEYSLLTVMAYDRYVAICKPLHYGTIMGSRACIKMAAAAWASGLLYAVLHTANTFSIPLCQGNTVDQFFCEVPQILKLSCSDSYIREVGVIVVNTCLGFGCFVFIVLSYVQIFTVILRIPSEQGQHKAFSMCLPHLSVVSLFISTIMFAYLKPPSISSPALDLVVAVLYAVVPPTVNPLLYSMRNKELQDALRKVLSWTFFSSGNIAIGLHK; this is encoded by the coding sequence atgtccaacagaaGTTCcatcaatgagttcctcctctggGGGTtcgcggacacacgggagctgcagctcttgcacttctcgctcttcctgggcatctacctggctgccctcctgggaaatggcctcatcatcacagccgtagcctgcgaccaccgcctccacacccccatgtacttcttcctcctcaacctctccatcctcgaccttggctgcatctccaccactgttcccaaatccatggccaattccctgcagaacaccagggccatttcctacttgggatgtgctgctcaagtcttcctgtttgtcttcttgttagcaggagagtattctcttctcactgtcatggcctatgaccgctacgttgctaTCTGCAAACCcttgcactacgggaccatcatgggcagcagagcttgtatcaaaatggcagcagctgcctgggccagtggtcttctctatgctgtgctgcacactgctaatacattttcaataccactctgccaaggcaacacagtggaccagttcttctgtgaagttccccagatcctcaagctctcctgctcagactcctacatAAGGGAAGTTGGGGTAATTGTGGTTAATACCTGTTTAGgatttgggtgttttgttttcattgtgctgtcctacgtgcagatcttcacagtcattctgaggatcccctctgagcagggccagcacaaagccttttccatgtgcctccctcacctgtccgtggtctccctgtttatcagcactatcatgtttgcctacctgaagcccccctccatctcctccccagctctggatctggtggtggctgttctgtacgcggtggtgcctccaacagtgaaccccctcctctacagcatgaggaacaaggagctccaagatgccctgaggaaagtgctttcatggacatttttcagtagtggtaacattgccattggtctccacaaatga